The Candidatus Glassbacteria bacterium genome has a segment encoding these proteins:
- a CDS encoding carbon-nitrogen hydrolase family protein: protein MEEWMIRTITAVLTALAAFSGYLAAAEIGDKPFRAACAQIFVTGDVEVNTQKYLDFIRQADEAGADLVVFPEASLSGYGPEHFRDSEMPSRKVLEAALGKVRNAAREHSIWVIAGTSNWRDGGLYNDIIMIDDTGEVRSTYAKVQLTGGDKQYYQPGMELKAYSAGAMQYGMQICFDIRFPEPWRVQALMGARVIFHAAQACGNHSWKIPVWEGHLRSRAAENGIWVVSCNAAGPIQMGKSYIIDPDGLLVAESNQDSEELITGMVDLSKQNRVGVDTRRTDLYRLLPVDDNEQH from the coding sequence ATGGAGGAATGGATGATCCGAACGATAACAGCTGTCCTGACAGCCCTGGCGGCCTTTTCCGGGTACCTGGCCGCCGCTGAAATCGGCGATAAACCCTTCCGCGCCGCCTGCGCCCAGATATTCGTAACCGGCGATGTGGAGGTCAACACGCAGAAGTATCTCGACTTCATCCGTCAGGCCGACGAGGCCGGAGCTGACCTGGTTGTGTTCCCTGAGGCCTCGCTCTCCGGCTACGGACCCGAACATTTCAGGGACAGCGAGATGCCGTCGCGCAAGGTGCTGGAAGCTGCGCTGGGCAAGGTCAGGAACGCCGCCCGGGAACACTCGATCTGGGTAATCGCGGGCACTTCAAACTGGCGCGACGGAGGCCTTTACAACGACATTATCATGATCGATGACACCGGCGAGGTGCGCTCCACCTACGCCAAGGTCCAGCTCACCGGAGGCGACAAGCAATATTACCAGCCCGGCATGGAGCTCAAGGCCTACTCCGCAGGCGCAATGCAATACGGTATGCAGATCTGTTTCGATATCCGGTTCCCGGAGCCGTGGCGCGTGCAGGCGCTCATGGGAGCCAGGGTGATTTTCCACGCGGCCCAGGCCTGCGGCAACCACTCCTGGAAAATTCCGGTCTGGGAGGGCCACCTGCGCAGCCGCGCCGCCGAGAACGGAATCTGGGTGGTGAGCTGCAACGCCGCCGGTCCGATACAGATGGGCAAGAGCTACATAATCGACCCCGACGGCCTGCTGGTGGCCGAAAGCAACCAGGACAGCGAGGAACTGATCACCGGCATGGTCGACCTCTCGAAGCAGAACCGGGTGGGTGTCGATACGCGCCGCACCGATCTCTACCGACTGCTGCCGGTCGATGACAATGAACAACACTAG